One genomic segment of Dysosmobacter sp. Marseille-Q4140 includes these proteins:
- a CDS encoding sigma-70 family RNA polymerase sigma factor — protein sequence MTDQIAYQEYIQRRYNAFCKTVIRCAALDKILKLKRQWERQVSLDYLMNEKFVQFAASEPDEEYPFTVCGQTVLLCNAALADAISVLPEQTREEILRYYFLRQPQRVIGACIGRSRSTAGRHIQLALQRLREEMGVSRYE from the coding sequence ATGACCGACCAGATAGCCTATCAAGAATATATCCAGCGCAGGTACAACGCCTTTTGCAAGACTGTTATCCGCTGTGCCGCCTTGGACAAGATTTTGAAGCTTAAACGGCAATGGGAACGGCAAGTTTCCCTTGACTATCTGATGAACGAGAAGTTTGTCCAGTTTGCCGCGTCGGAGCCGGACGAGGAATACCCATTTACCGTCTGCGGTCAGACCGTCCTGCTCTGCAACGCCGCCCTTGCCGACGCGATCTCTGTTTTGCCGGAGCAGACGCGGGAAGAAATCCTGCGCTATTACTTTCTGCGCCAGCCGCAGCGCGTGATCGGCGCGTGTATTGGCCGGTCACGCAGCACAGCGGGGCGGCATATCCAGCTTGCCTTGCAGCGGCTACGCGAAGAAATGGGGGTGAGCCGGTATGAGTAG
- a CDS encoding relaxase/mobilization nuclease domain-containing protein, with the protein MATLKHINSKNADYGAAEQYLLFEHDEFTMKPVLDETGRLIPREDYRLSTLNCDGEDFAVACMRANLRYQKNQRREDVKSHHYIISFDPRDGPDNGLTVDRAQALGEQFCKEHFPGHQALVCTHPDGHNHSGNIHVHIVINSLRIEEVPFLPYMDRPADTKVGCKHRCTDAALRYFKSEVMEMCHREGLYQIDLLNGSKNRVTDREYWAQKKGQAALDKQNAPMIADSITPRQTKFETNKEKLRQTLRKALATAASFDEFSSLLLQEGVTVKESRGRLSYLTPDRTKPITARKLGDDFDRAAVFAVLEQNAARAAEAPARSPDPPRTIKDRLQVARAEIAAPKQDGVQRLVDIEQKMAEGKGRGYERWAKIHNLKQAAKTLSVYQQYGFTSPEQLEAAVDTAYQKMRQTSGELKALETKLQGKKKLQRQVLAYAQTKAARDGLRAQKSEKARAAYRQAHESDFIIADAAARYFKAHGITKLPARKALQAEIEQLISEKDGLYNTYHEQKQRFKELQTVKRNIDQILRRDEPHRRKEQSHER; encoded by the coding sequence TTGGCAACACTCAAGCATATCAACTCTAAAAACGCCGACTACGGAGCCGCCGAGCAATATCTTCTCTTTGAGCATGACGAGTTTACCATGAAGCCCGTCCTTGATGAAACCGGCAGGCTTATCCCCCGCGAGGACTACCGGCTGTCCACGCTGAACTGCGACGGGGAGGATTTTGCCGTTGCGTGTATGCGGGCCAATCTCCGCTATCAGAAAAACCAGCGGCGGGAAGATGTGAAAAGCCACCACTACATCATCAGCTTTGACCCGCGGGACGGGCCGGACAACGGCCTGACCGTAGACCGGGCGCAGGCGTTGGGGGAACAATTCTGTAAAGAGCATTTTCCCGGCCACCAGGCCCTTGTCTGCACCCACCCGGACGGGCATAACCACAGCGGCAACATTCATGTGCATATCGTCATAAACAGCCTGCGGATTGAGGAAGTGCCGTTCCTGCCCTACATGGACAGGCCGGCCGATACGAAAGTCGGCTGCAAGCACCGATGTACCGACGCTGCCCTGCGCTACTTCAAATCCGAAGTCATGGAGATGTGCCACCGGGAGGGGCTTTATCAAATCGACCTCTTGAACGGCAGCAAGAACCGCGTCACCGACCGGGAGTATTGGGCGCAGAAAAAGGGACAGGCCGCGCTGGACAAGCAGAACGCCCCCATGATTGCCGATAGTATCACGCCCCGGCAGACCAAGTTTGAAACGAACAAGGAGAAGCTGCGGCAGACCCTACGGAAAGCCCTTGCCACCGCCGCCAGCTTTGACGAGTTTTCCTCTCTGTTGCTGCAGGAGGGTGTGACCGTCAAGGAGAGCCGGGGGCGGCTTTCCTACCTCACGCCGGACAGGACAAAGCCAATTACCGCCCGGAAGCTGGGCGACGATTTTGACCGCGCCGCTGTCTTTGCCGTTTTAGAGCAAAACGCCGCCAGAGCAGCCGAAGCGCCAGCCAGATCCCCCGATCCCCCACGCACCATAAAAGACCGCTTGCAGGTTGCCAGAGCCGAGATAGCCGCCCCGAAACAGGACGGAGTGCAGCGGCTTGTGGACATTGAGCAGAAAATGGCCGAGGGCAAAGGCCGGGGCTATGAACGCTGGGCGAAGATACACAATCTGAAGCAGGCCGCCAAAACGCTGTCCGTCTACCAGCAATACGGCTTTACTTCCCCGGAGCAGTTAGAAGCCGCCGTTGACACCGCCTATCAGAAAATGCGCCAGACCAGCGGCGAACTGAAAGCACTGGAAACGAAGCTGCAAGGGAAAAAGAAGTTGCAGCGGCAGGTGTTGGCCTACGCCCAGACCAAGGCCGCCCGCGACGGGCTGCGGGCACAGAAATCCGAGAAAGCCCGCGCCGCATACCGGCAGGCCCATGAGAGCGATTTTATCATAGCCGACGCAGCAGCCCGGTATTTCAAGGCGCATGGCATTACCAAGCTGCCCGCCCGGAAAGCGTTGCAGGCCGAGATCGAGCAGCTTATCTCCGAGAAAGACGGCCTGTATAACACCTATCACGAACAGAAACAGCGGTTCAAGGAGTTGCAGACCGTCAAGCGGAACATCGACCAGATTTTGCGCCGGGACGAGCCGCACCGCAGAAAGGAGCAGAGCCATGAGCGATAA
- a CDS encoding IS5 family transposase, which produces MTMSALSDELAQVRTKKKEFLAQIERIVPWKEWLTLIQPCYYKGERGNKPYPLETMLRLYLLQNLYDLSDEATAAEAIDSRAFSDFCGVDSSNQVPNGDTIGRFRNLLVKNGLQEKLFAQVVTALTEQGLILKKGTIVDSTIISAPSSTKNKEKKRDPDAHQVKKGNTWHFGYKAHVGVDKDSGLVHTVEATPANVHDVTQTSSLLTGEEDVVYGDSGYLGAGNREDAIVRNKSGRKIKYKINRRPSQLKKLSKSGQYAAKKVEHAKSSVRAKVEHVFGVVKKQLQFRKTRYRGLEKQRAKFNIMFALANLLLADRPCLAA; this is translated from the coding sequence ATGACAATGTCTGCGCTTAGTGATGAGTTGGCGCAGGTACGGACAAAGAAGAAAGAATTTCTAGCCCAGATCGAGCGGATCGTCCCGTGGAAGGAATGGCTTACGCTGATCCAGCCGTGCTATTACAAAGGAGAGCGCGGCAATAAACCCTATCCACTGGAGACCATGCTGCGGTTGTATCTGCTGCAAAATCTGTATGACCTGAGTGATGAAGCAACAGCGGCGGAGGCAATCGACAGCCGGGCATTTTCAGATTTCTGCGGCGTTGATTCCAGCAATCAGGTGCCGAACGGAGATACCATTGGCCGCTTTCGGAACCTGCTGGTGAAGAATGGACTGCAGGAGAAACTGTTTGCACAAGTTGTTACCGCGCTCACTGAACAGGGCCTTATCCTGAAAAAGGGAACGATCGTAGATTCCACCATTATTTCCGCGCCGTCTTCCACCAAGAACAAGGAGAAAAAGCGGGATCCGGATGCACATCAGGTCAAGAAGGGCAACACATGGCACTTTGGCTATAAAGCCCATGTTGGGGTGGATAAGGACAGCGGACTGGTACACACAGTGGAGGCGACACCAGCCAATGTCCATGATGTGACGCAGACTTCATCCCTGCTGACCGGTGAGGAAGATGTCGTTTACGGCGACAGTGGCTATCTTGGAGCCGGGAACCGTGAGGACGCGATCGTTCGGAACAAATCCGGACGCAAGATCAAATACAAAATTAACCGACGTCCATCTCAATTAAAAAAGCTGAGCAAGAGCGGCCAGTATGCCGCAAAGAAAGTAGAACACGCAAAGTCTTCTGTTCGGGCAAAAGTAGAGCACGTATTCGGTGTCGTCAAGAAACAGCTGCAATTTCGAAAAACGCGATACCGAGGGCTCGAAAAACAGCGAGCCAAATTCAATATCATGTTCGCATTGGCGAATCTGCTTCTGGCTGACAGGCCCTGCCTGGCGGCTTGA
- a CDS encoding helix-turn-helix domain-containing protein produces MSRLLPYETILKAREGDPEAVNAVLLHYAGYIRYFSKVNGQVNAEVEDYVKQRLIDCQFKFRLDEPPDKS; encoded by the coding sequence ATGAGTAGACTTCTCCCCTATGAAACAATCCTCAAAGCCCGTGAGGGCGACCCAGAAGCCGTGAACGCTGTCCTGCTCCACTACGCCGGATATATCCGCTATTTCTCAAAAGTGAACGGGCAGGTCAACGCCGAGGTGGAGGACTATGTAAAGCAGCGGTTAATTGACTGTCAATTCAAGTTCCGGCTTGACGAACCACCGGACAAGTCATAA
- the mobC gene encoding plasmid mobilization relaxosome protein MobC yields MRKKYNTPHRSRVVKTRLSEDEYADFTARLAPYGISQSEFLRQAIRRATIRPVVHVSSVNDELLSAVGKLTAEYGRIGGNLNQIARYLNEYGVPYNTLSGEVRAAISDLAVLKYEVLKKVGDAVGNTQAYQL; encoded by the coding sequence ATGCGAAAGAAATACAACACGCCCCACCGCAGCCGCGTTGTGAAAACCCGGCTGTCCGAAGATGAGTATGCCGACTTCACAGCGCGGCTTGCGCCCTATGGTATCAGCCAGTCCGAATTTCTCCGGCAGGCGATACGGCGGGCGACCATACGCCCGGTTGTCCATGTGTCGTCGGTCAATGACGAGTTGCTTTCCGCTGTCGGGAAGCTGACAGCCGAGTACGGCAGGATCGGCGGCAACCTCAATCAGATTGCCCGGTATCTGAACGAATACGGCGTACCCTACAACACCCTTTCCGGCGAGGTACGCGCCGCCATATCCGACCTTGCCGTCCTCAAGTATGAAGTCCTCAAGAAAGTAGGTGACGCGGTTGGCAACACTCAAGCATATCAACTCTAA